CGACCCGCTGGATGAGGGCGGCGTCCTGGAAGGGGCAGGCGTCGACGTGGTGGAGCAGCATGTCCCGACCGGTCGCGGCGTCCTCGTCGGAGACCCGCCAGCGTCCCTCTGTCCAGTTCTCGCCCTCCGGGGGCATGTCGCCGGCTGTGCACGGCGGCCAGCCCGGGCGCCGGTGCAGCTCCTCGATCCAGCCGTGCACCGCCTGGCCGAGCCTGGCCGCGCTGCCGTACTCGTCGGACTTGGGCAGGTGCAGGGCACGGAGGAATCCCTGTGCGGGGCAGGCCGCGTGATAGCGCAGATCGCTGACCGACACCTTCCTCAGCGGTGCCACCCGCGAGGAGAGTCCAAGGACGCCGGGCCTGCGCGGCACGGCCTCGCAGCCCGTGAACTGCTTGCAGTCGACGCAGGACGAGCCGGGTACCGGCCTTCCGCCCGACACGACACGGGCCACGTGCGCGTGCCCGTGCTCGGCGTAGTACGCCTCGGCCTCCTCGGCCGTCCCGTCGAACTGCACGCGCGGCCGTCCGTCGGCGAGCCCGACTTCGACGACACGCACCCGCTCGGGCCGGGCGACGGGTCCGGACGGCTGGAACGCGCGCGCCCACTTCCGGGGCCAGGCCGCCTGGCGCCCGTGAACGGCCACGTACGCGGCGATGGCGATCTCGCCGGGCTCGCAGTCCTTGGCCTCGCCGTGCCGCAGCCGCCGGTACTCACGCAGTCGTCCGCATGCCGACTCGTACCTGCGCCACCAGGCGTACATCTCCCAGAACTTGCCGTTCTCCCGCTGGGCCACCCAGTACGGACGGACCGGCTGGAGCCGCTGCTCACCGTCGTCGGCGCACGCTCCCACGTACGTACGGAGGGCGTGCTCGGCATACGTCAGGTGACCGGGATGGAGGGCGGGGGTGCGGGAGCGCAGCCCCGCCAGGGCCTGGTCGGGTGTCTCACCGTGGAACTCGACCCGGTCGACGGCGTCCATGACCGGCCCGAGGGTGAACGTCTCGAGCTCCGGCTTCGGCAGCCGGAAACGCCGGGCCGGCAAGAGACCGGGCCGGGCCTTGGC
The genomic region above belongs to Streptomyces coeruleorubidus and contains:
- a CDS encoding PD-(D/E)XK nuclease family protein; its protein translation is MSHDTTAWHNPHWLTGNDGLVRVGPGTGGSDEHTCPSHAAAKARPGLLPARRFRLPKPELETFTLGPVMDAVDRVEFHGETPDQALAGLRSRTPALHPGHLTYAEHALRTYVGACADDGEQRLQPVRPYWVAQRENGKFWEMYAWWRRYESACGRLREYRRLRHGEAKDCEPGEIAIAAYVAVHGRQAAWPRKWARAFQPSGPVARPERVRVVEVGLADGRPRVQFDGTAEEAEAYYAEHGHAHVARVVSGGRPVPGSSCVDCKQFTGCEAVPRRPGVLGLSSRVAPLRKVSVSDLRYHAACPAQGFLRALHLPKSDEYGSAARLGQAVHGWIEELHRRPGWPPCTAGDMPPEGENWTEGRWRVSDEDAATGRDMLLHHVDACPFQDAALIQRVEPEALRVVHDTAAQAVVIAKPDLLYQEDGSWVWRELKTTRKRRRHHEDPLDTYPQLALAVTLLAVGALGGDPDGSRVEVEILRPDGSDAHVIDPTDPGRQGKALSVLRRYVGPWREDETWDARPGPHCRSCPVSRWCPNAAPDGAVAGKGEA